From a single Streptomyces sp. 1331.2 genomic region:
- a CDS encoding non-ribosomal peptide synthetase: MTTTPDTLAAVLAARAAEAPDHPALTDRSRRWTWAELDHRARQLARALREAGVRPRDRVAVVGGRSAETVLGLLGILYAGAAYCVVDTAFPAGRRAAVLARLQPAAVVEAAPGETPGGLDCPLVPLDAHTVLSDAPAVDGPAEVDPQDLAYVLFTSGSTGTPKGVQIEQHSVLNMVRAVNELAPCLNRPVGTMVGSPGFDVTVWEVFNTLVNGGTVHVPDDEVVRDPERLWDELCERRVNHAYLPAGMLAELVDIAEQRAAGGERVSGGDQASGGDQGARACVLDRVLVGVEPLPQQLLGRLVAAVPGLRLINGYGPTESTVVGAMHLFDRVEDPWRRTPIGRAVAGMAVHLLDDELRPVPAGEVGQIVLTGAGLARGYLDAPELTAAAFVHLRDSGERAYLTGDYGRLLPDGALEFAGRRDSQLKIDGVRVELGETEAVLGAHPAVRRALAIVTPTPVGPRLAAAMEVEDPEAPGLAEELGSWAADRLPAAARPTRIILTAAFPLTANGKVDTAALLADRSRPTALGPATAAEGEREQLVLDVWREVLDAPWLGVTDPFPAVGGGSLAAMHIASRLRRHGLTVGATDTLTAGTVRELARRTATEQPTDEPEAPSRATQPGARLGRKPAARSQEGLWAWRELHPESSDTTVVHAVRLDGAYDRDRLRRAVARVAARHEALRTVFAAGGDGRPVQLVQPAPGADSAPSGADQVPFGVHAAADRDAVQARIDHWLRHRFDVSRACWHAELVTAPGTAALVLAADHLVFDGWSAELFEAHLAEAYQDPDAEPALAPGAHPADAAEAQRRLLAGPQGTTLRQYWSQALDGFTDTMLLPEPFTAGPAPARRTSVLEQRLDATATAALGRLAAGAGTTRFTAVTAAFKAYLHLRGLGPDNTVSIAASTRDTFDAHSAIGYFVNLVPLRDRVREDQSFPAYLRELAALAGRALDHAALPFEEIIQSLDFTGGTPGPARLVVAQHVAPAGPRTAAGLTFGRWPSIPSNAVYDLALFVEDGHVAEGFGDEDERIRLRWLCDPAQFLDGTRERLADGFAAFLAALAEHPELPLGELPAMGAAEQLTVLGGPGRPLPPPAPRETLTALVDGHAARDPQATAVIDGDRRLGYAELVRRAEAIAAGLGADADQQHPVVVVLEKSADLVAGLLAVLKAGSCYLPLAPEHAATRLADLAGRSGARVVLTREGLLDPAELPEGMSLVLVDRVADSAADADSAAGAARVADSPAHDALAYVMPTSGSTGVPKLVGIPHHAVVRLVRESSTLPLGPQDRTLLVANSSFDAATLEVWGALANGGTVVVPTARELKDPLLLCRAIERHRITAGFFTVTLFARMVEAAPQALAGMRHLLVGGEAVPPELFAEAARSVPRSVLMNGYGPTENTTFSCCHRLDRDPAAGRSVPIGRAIHGSTAHVMDERLRPLPVGAVGEIVVGGPGLAVGYLNDPELTAQRFPAHPWAPGERVYRTGDYGRVLPDGALEYLGRRDKQLKIRGFRIEAGEVETALAAHPAVRHAVAFAVDSPTGRQLAAAVETVADSAVTPEDLRDWLGGRLPGYLVPARVGVHRDLPLTVNGKVDTGALARQLQGAGPTGAGGRRPAERAGTPVEAVVLDVLGDVLAAQLGPDDNVFHHGADSMAVLALCARLAKRLDRPVPSHVVFEYPTARSLAARLTPPAETPKASPGSRTPQPEDPQRRALLRRVAAARAVRTPR; the protein is encoded by the coding sequence ATGACCACCACACCCGACACACTGGCCGCCGTCCTCGCCGCGCGAGCCGCCGAGGCCCCCGACCACCCGGCGCTCACCGACCGGTCGCGCCGGTGGACCTGGGCCGAACTCGACCACCGGGCCCGGCAACTGGCCCGGGCCCTGCGGGAGGCCGGAGTCCGGCCGCGCGACCGCGTCGCCGTGGTCGGCGGCCGGAGCGCCGAGACCGTGCTCGGGCTCCTCGGCATCCTGTACGCGGGCGCCGCCTACTGCGTCGTCGACACCGCGTTCCCGGCCGGGCGCCGCGCCGCAGTGCTCGCCCGACTGCAGCCCGCCGCCGTCGTGGAGGCCGCCCCGGGCGAAACCCCCGGCGGCCTCGACTGCCCGCTCGTCCCGCTCGACGCGCACACCGTGCTGTCCGACGCCCCGGCCGTGGACGGGCCCGCCGAGGTGGATCCGCAGGACCTCGCCTACGTGCTCTTCACCTCCGGCTCCACCGGCACCCCCAAGGGCGTGCAGATCGAGCAGCACTCGGTGCTCAACATGGTGCGTGCCGTCAACGAGTTGGCGCCGTGCCTGAACCGGCCGGTCGGGACCATGGTCGGCAGCCCCGGATTCGACGTCACGGTCTGGGAGGTGTTCAACACCCTCGTCAACGGCGGCACCGTCCACGTCCCCGACGACGAGGTGGTGCGCGACCCGGAACGGCTCTGGGACGAGCTCTGCGAGCGCCGGGTCAACCACGCCTACCTCCCCGCCGGGATGCTGGCGGAGCTGGTCGACATCGCCGAGCAGCGGGCCGCGGGTGGCGAGCGGGTCTCCGGCGGTGACCAGGCCTCCGGCGGTGACCAGGGCGCCCGGGCCTGCGTGCTGGACCGCGTGCTGGTCGGCGTCGAACCGCTGCCCCAGCAGCTGCTCGGCCGACTGGTGGCGGCCGTACCGGGCCTGCGCCTGATCAACGGCTACGGCCCCACCGAGTCCACCGTCGTCGGCGCGATGCACCTGTTCGACCGGGTCGAGGACCCCTGGCGCCGCACGCCCATCGGCCGCGCGGTCGCCGGCATGGCCGTCCACCTGCTCGACGACGAGCTGCGCCCGGTGCCCGCCGGCGAGGTCGGCCAGATCGTCCTCACCGGCGCGGGCCTGGCCCGCGGCTACCTCGACGCGCCGGAGCTCACCGCGGCGGCCTTCGTCCACCTGCGGGACTCCGGCGAACGCGCCTACCTGACCGGCGACTACGGCAGGCTGCTGCCCGACGGGGCCCTGGAGTTCGCCGGCCGCCGCGACAGCCAGCTCAAGATCGACGGGGTCCGGGTCGAACTCGGCGAGACCGAGGCCGTGCTCGGCGCGCACCCCGCGGTGCGCCGCGCCCTGGCGATCGTCACCCCCACCCCCGTCGGCCCACGGCTCGCCGCCGCGATGGAGGTCGAGGATCCCGAAGCCCCCGGCCTCGCCGAGGAGTTGGGCTCCTGGGCCGCCGACCGGCTGCCCGCCGCCGCCCGCCCCACCCGGATCATCCTGACCGCGGCCTTCCCGCTCACCGCGAACGGCAAGGTCGACACCGCAGCCCTGCTCGCCGACCGCTCCCGGCCCACCGCGCTCGGCCCGGCCACCGCCGCCGAGGGCGAGCGCGAGCAGCTGGTCCTCGACGTCTGGCGGGAGGTCCTGGACGCCCCCTGGCTGGGCGTGACGGACCCGTTCCCGGCCGTCGGCGGCGGCTCGCTGGCGGCCATGCACATCGCCTCCCGGCTGCGCCGGCACGGCCTGACCGTCGGCGCGACCGACACCCTGACCGCCGGGACGGTGCGCGAGCTCGCCCGGAGGACCGCCACCGAGCAGCCCACCGACGAGCCCGAGGCACCCAGCAGGGCGACGCAGCCCGGTGCCCGCCTGGGCCGCAAGCCGGCCGCCCGCAGCCAGGAAGGGCTCTGGGCCTGGCGCGAACTGCACCCGGAGAGCTCCGACACCACCGTCGTGCACGCCGTCCGGCTCGACGGTGCGTACGACCGGGACCGCCTGCGGCGCGCCGTGGCCCGGGTCGCCGCCCGGCACGAGGCACTGCGCACCGTCTTCGCCGCCGGCGGGGACGGCCGGCCCGTCCAGCTCGTCCAGCCCGCCCCCGGCGCGGACTCTGCCCCGTCCGGCGCGGACCAGGTCCCGTTCGGCGTCCACGCGGCGGCCGACCGGGACGCGGTGCAGGCCCGGATCGACCACTGGCTGCGCCACCGCTTCGACGTCTCCCGAGCCTGCTGGCACGCCGAGCTGGTCACCGCGCCCGGCACCGCGGCACTCGTCCTGGCCGCCGACCACCTGGTGTTCGACGGCTGGTCGGCGGAGCTCTTCGAGGCCCACCTCGCCGAGGCCTACCAGGACCCCGACGCGGAACCCGCCCTCGCCCCCGGCGCCCACCCCGCCGATGCCGCCGAGGCGCAGCGGCGCCTGCTCGCCGGGCCGCAGGGCACGACGCTGCGTCAGTACTGGTCCCAGGCACTGGACGGCTTCACCGACACGATGCTGCTGCCGGAGCCCTTCACCGCGGGGCCCGCGCCGGCCCGCCGCACCAGCGTGCTGGAGCAGCGCCTGGACGCCACCGCCACCGCCGCGCTGGGCCGGCTCGCGGCCGGGGCGGGCACCACCCGCTTCACCGCCGTCACCGCCGCCTTCAAGGCCTACCTCCACCTGCGCGGCCTGGGCCCGGACAACACCGTGAGCATCGCGGCCTCCACCCGGGACACCTTCGACGCGCACAGCGCCATCGGCTACTTCGTCAACCTCGTGCCGCTGCGCGACCGCGTCCGCGAGGACCAGTCGTTCCCCGCGTACCTGCGCGAGCTGGCCGCCCTGGCCGGCCGGGCGCTCGACCACGCGGCGCTGCCGTTCGAGGAGATCATCCAGTCCCTCGACTTCACCGGCGGCACCCCCGGACCGGCACGCCTCGTCGTCGCGCAGCACGTCGCGCCCGCCGGCCCGCGCACCGCCGCCGGGCTCACCTTCGGCCGCTGGCCGTCGATCCCGAGCAACGCCGTGTACGACCTCGCGCTGTTCGTCGAGGACGGTCACGTGGCCGAGGGTTTCGGGGACGAGGACGAGCGGATCCGGCTGCGCTGGCTGTGCGACCCGGCGCAGTTCCTCGACGGCACCCGCGAACGGCTCGCCGACGGCTTCGCGGCCTTCCTCGCGGCGCTCGCCGAGCACCCCGAACTGCCGCTCGGCGAACTGCCCGCGATGGGCGCCGCCGAGCAGCTGACCGTCCTCGGCGGGCCGGGCCGGCCCCTGCCGCCGCCGGCCCCGCGGGAGACCCTGACCGCCCTGGTCGACGGCCACGCGGCCCGCGACCCGCAGGCCACCGCCGTCATCGACGGGGACCGCCGGCTCGGCTACGCGGAGCTGGTGCGCCGGGCCGAGGCCATCGCGGCCGGACTCGGCGCCGACGCGGACCAGCAGCACCCGGTCGTGGTGGTGCTGGAGAAGTCGGCGGACCTCGTCGCGGGCCTGCTGGCCGTGCTCAAGGCGGGCTCCTGCTATCTCCCGCTGGCCCCCGAGCACGCCGCCACCCGGCTGGCCGACCTCGCCGGCCGCTCCGGCGCCCGGGTCGTGCTGACCCGCGAGGGCTTGCTCGACCCCGCCGAACTGCCGGAGGGGATGTCGCTCGTCCTGGTCGACCGCGTCGCCGACAGCGCCGCCGATGCCGACAGCGCCGCCGGTGCCGCCCGGGTCGCCGACAGCCCCGCGCACGACGCGCTGGCCTACGTGATGCCGACCTCCGGCTCCACCGGCGTCCCCAAGCTCGTCGGCATCCCGCACCACGCCGTCGTGCGGCTCGTCCGCGAGAGCAGCACGCTGCCGCTGGGCCCGCAGGACCGCACCCTGCTGGTGGCCAACTCGTCCTTCGACGCGGCCACCCTCGAAGTCTGGGGCGCACTGGCCAACGGCGGCACGGTCGTGGTGCCGACGGCGCGCGAGCTCAAGGACCCGCTGCTGCTGTGCCGGGCCATCGAGCGCCACCGGATCACCGCGGGCTTCTTCACCGTCACCCTGTTCGCGCGGATGGTGGAGGCCGCACCGCAGGCCCTGGCCGGGATGCGCCACCTGCTGGTCGGCGGCGAGGCGGTTCCGCCCGAGCTGTTCGCCGAGGCCGCCCGCTCGGTGCCGCGCTCCGTCCTGATGAACGGTTACGGCCCCACCGAGAACACCACGTTCTCCTGCTGCCACCGGCTGGACCGGGACCCCGCCGCCGGTCGCTCGGTGCCGATCGGCCGCGCGATCCACGGGTCCACGGCGCACGTCATGGACGAACGGCTCCGGCCGCTGCCGGTCGGGGCCGTCGGCGAGATCGTGGTCGGCGGCCCGGGCCTGGCCGTCGGCTACCTCAACGACCCGGAGCTGACCGCGCAGCGGTTCCCCGCCCACCCCTGGGCGCCCGGTGAGCGGGTCTACCGCACCGGCGACTACGGCCGGGTGCTGCCGGACGGCGCCCTGGAGTACCTGGGCCGCCGGGACAAGCAGCTGAAGATCCGCGGTTTCCGGATCGAGGCCGGCGAGGTCGAGACCGCCCTCGCCGCCCACCCCGCCGTGCGCCACGCCGTCGCCTTCGCCGTGGACTCGCCCACCGGCCGCCAACTCGCGGCCGCCGTCGAGACCGTGGCCGACTCCGCCGTGACGCCCGAGGACCTGCGCGACTGGCTCGGCGGCCGGCTGCCCGGGTACCTGGTGCCCGCCCGGGTGGGCGTCCACCGGGACCTGCCGCTCACCGTCAACGGCAAGGTCGACACCGGCGCACTGGCCCGGCAGCTGCAGGGCGCGGGCCCGACGGGAGCGGGCGGCCGGCGCCCCGCCGAGCGGGCCGGGACGCCCGTCGAGGCGGTGGTCCTCGACGTCCTCGGCGACGTCCTGGCGGCGCAACTCGGCCCCGACGACAACGTGTTCCACCACGGCGCCGACTCCATGGCCGTCCTGGCCCTGTGTGCCCGCCTCGCCAAGCGCCTGGACCGGCCGGTGCCGTCGCACGTCGTCTTCGAGTACCCCACCGCCCGTTCCCTGGCCGCCCGCCTCACCCCGCCGGCCGAGACCCCGAAGGCCTCGCCCGGCTCGCGGACTCCTCAGCCCGAGGACCCACAACGCCGCGCCCTGCTCCGACGGGTGGCCGCCGCCCGGGCGGTGCGAACGCCACGCTGA
- a CDS encoding type I polyketide synthase, protein MSLTPPDHRPDHEPYDGPDHGPYQDSDIAVVGMAGRFPGSADLAEFWRHCLDGEDRVTRWEPGAGSGGASGGASGARVPAGGLLADPDRFDAPFFGLTPHEAELLDPQHRVFLEVAWHAFEDAAVVPGEAERTVSVYAAAAPSRYRISGPVDGLDENERYRRMIANSPDFLATRVAYLLDLRGEAVNVQTACSSSLVAVHLAVQSLRGGLTDVALAGGVSLDPDQDLGYVYQEGMIASPDGRCRPFGAAANGTVPANGAGAVVLQRLGDALAQGRTVHAVIRATATNNDGRAKSSFMAPNVQGQAELIATALALADVPAETIGYFEAHGTGTRLGDPIEIEAVRQAYELFTERTGFCALGSLKANFGHLDRAAGVAGLIKAVCAVREGLLPPLAGHEALNPDLDLAATPFRIPQAAERWTEPVRRAAVSSFGVGGTNAHAIVESYAAEPARPAADRPLALPLCAPDRAGLERHARALADSPDLAAAALADTVHTLARGRFAHTGARTVLVAADAEQARKSLRALPAVADRLSADRYGGDAPVVFSFPGQAGRAGGHAADLYRAHPVFRAEIDRCAEALDLTGPDLLEQLLGRGNGYGNGDGEGPATAGNPYQPALVAVEIAYARLLEHLGVHADTYLGSSLGEYAAAHLSGVFERAAVMRLLHTRDTLMRGCEPGAMLTANCAPRDVAELLGERLALAGHNATDRLVLSGGVAEVEAAQRELTARGINCRILPGAIAFHSPLMDPILDAYRQAVAAADPRPARAAMPSTLTGTWAEPEEWAAPDYWVRHLREPIRFASAAGCLLEADRLRFCELGPGTALTALVSRAAAEGTGRTAELAVAVSAGAADGFEALATALGRLWALGTPVDWDALNQTADRAFVRLPGYPFAAHRYWRHERTTATAPAAEGLRGAEELSLPVARISPRGALTPPAEALRVALLVPAAAAGSPSSSLVAELAARIERAGHQVELLAPGDSPRSPAQHVVDLTLAVAATGVPADPAEPAEPAGPAEPAGPEALAAWLERGLLAPARALAAHGATVRSVHLVTRGLLPVTAGEQPDASAAAVLGLIRCAPHELPGVSAHLVDLDPAPDARTEAADDLDALVTEILAPSPEDVALRAGHRYTVRYEPAPADRPTPVRRGGVYLLLGGNGRIGAAAARALSEEAPCTLVLAGRTVGRPAAPEHAAILAQVTELGSTVEELVLDVTDATAVRAAVAELVARHGRLDGVLHLAGHTDTSEFRELTDTSAENALAITAAKVRGAAILAEALHGTDCDFVLLYSSISTVLGGFRFGAYAAGNAYLDALAARPRPADGPVWRSVRWDGWSADGTPGPDALGTDAGVRLLRRALRSDAPVLVAAAGDLAARRRRVAAGLAEVAGAAGTGAALDGGSVLAAVAATVAEVTGQACADPEQSLAGLGVDSLQMMQIAARLRTALGTAASLAEMLRASTLGALAELCADGTATGPSGPSATGPATPAFEPSDALSTMQQRLWYLWQFDPDSNHYNVPFGWRLPQLDEAGARAAVAALLQRHTELRTRYLPGPDGAPLRVTAPVDAVPVDTVDLGADGGASAGADEAELEAAFQRAALPFVRRPFDLEQHAVRVLIATEPAAVRVLLVCHHVTMDAWSVDILRRDLLALADGTAPERLALPPADYSDFVGWERSLAAEVRERDLAYWQEVIRGLDPSAPVADSAAEGVPGEAAALRRLLPTELTRQLRRVASEQGTTLYALALTAASVALAEWSGRAEVVVGSNLANRALPAFESVVGMFVDPVVLRLRPHAAGGRLRDAVGHVREVFLGALEHASTPYQDVVNRSGLGGQEQRNPLFSVVVTMFDGEQHPAGPDEVTSLRLPPPGAVKFDLCIEFLPHPDGLTIHLLYAPDRYLRATVERFTTRLAELLTALAEGRDDELLPAPQTAPVADGNRFARRFALAAAPAAAPAAPATAPAPATVPDLATAPATVPAQTSSVS, encoded by the coding sequence ATGTCGCTGACCCCGCCGGACCACCGACCGGACCACGAACCCTACGACGGGCCCGACCACGGGCCCTACCAGGACTCGGACATCGCCGTGGTCGGCATGGCCGGCCGATTCCCCGGCTCGGCCGACCTCGCCGAGTTCTGGCGGCACTGCCTCGACGGCGAGGACCGGGTGACCCGCTGGGAGCCGGGCGCCGGGTCCGGCGGTGCGTCCGGCGGTGCGTCCGGCGCGCGGGTGCCGGCCGGTGGGCTGCTGGCGGACCCGGACCGGTTCGACGCCCCCTTCTTCGGACTCACCCCGCACGAGGCGGAGTTGCTCGACCCGCAGCACCGCGTCTTCCTGGAGGTGGCCTGGCACGCCTTCGAGGACGCCGCCGTCGTCCCGGGCGAGGCCGAGCGGACCGTCTCGGTGTACGCGGCGGCCGCGCCGAGCCGCTACCGGATCTCCGGCCCGGTGGACGGGCTGGACGAGAACGAGCGCTACCGGCGCATGATCGCCAACAGCCCCGACTTCCTGGCCACCCGCGTCGCCTACCTGCTCGACCTGCGCGGCGAGGCGGTCAACGTGCAGACGGCCTGCTCCTCCTCGCTGGTCGCCGTGCACCTGGCGGTGCAGAGCCTGCGCGGCGGCCTGACCGACGTGGCCCTGGCCGGCGGCGTCTCGCTCGACCCGGACCAGGACCTCGGCTACGTGTACCAGGAGGGCATGATCGCCTCCCCGGACGGGCGCTGCCGCCCCTTCGGCGCCGCCGCCAACGGCACCGTGCCCGCCAACGGCGCCGGCGCCGTGGTGCTGCAGCGGCTCGGCGACGCGCTGGCGCAGGGCCGCACCGTGCACGCCGTGATCCGCGCCACCGCGACCAACAACGACGGCCGCGCCAAGAGCAGCTTCATGGCCCCCAACGTCCAGGGACAGGCCGAGCTGATCGCCACCGCGCTCGCCCTGGCCGACGTCCCCGCCGAGACCATCGGGTACTTCGAGGCGCACGGCACCGGCACCCGCCTGGGCGACCCGATCGAGATCGAGGCGGTGCGCCAGGCGTACGAGCTGTTCACCGAGCGGACCGGCTTCTGCGCCCTGGGCTCGCTCAAGGCCAACTTCGGGCACCTCGACCGCGCCGCCGGCGTCGCCGGGCTGATCAAGGCGGTGTGCGCGGTCCGCGAAGGGCTGCTGCCGCCGCTGGCCGGCCACGAAGCCCTCAACCCCGACCTGGACCTGGCCGCCACGCCGTTCCGGATTCCGCAGGCCGCCGAGCGGTGGACCGAGCCGGTGCGCCGCGCCGCGGTCAGCTCCTTCGGCGTCGGTGGCACCAACGCCCATGCCATCGTCGAGAGTTACGCGGCCGAACCGGCCCGCCCGGCGGCCGACCGACCGCTCGCCCTGCCGCTCTGCGCCCCCGACCGGGCCGGGCTCGAACGCCACGCCCGGGCGCTCGCCGACAGCCCCGACCTCGCCGCGGCCGCCCTCGCCGACACCGTGCACACCCTGGCCCGGGGCCGCTTCGCCCACACCGGCGCGCGGACGGTGCTCGTCGCGGCCGACGCCGAGCAGGCCCGCAAGTCGCTGCGCGCGCTGCCGGCGGTCGCGGACCGGCTGTCCGCCGACCGGTACGGCGGTGACGCCCCGGTGGTGTTCAGCTTCCCCGGGCAGGCGGGCCGGGCCGGCGGGCACGCCGCCGACCTCTACCGGGCCCACCCCGTCTTCCGCGCCGAGATCGACCGGTGCGCCGAGGCCCTGGACCTGACCGGGCCGGACCTGCTGGAGCAGCTGCTCGGCCGCGGCAACGGCTACGGCAACGGTGATGGCGAGGGGCCGGCGACCGCGGGCAACCCGTACCAGCCGGCGCTGGTGGCCGTGGAGATCGCCTACGCCCGGCTGCTCGAACACCTCGGCGTGCACGCCGACACGTACCTCGGCAGCAGCCTCGGCGAGTACGCCGCCGCCCACCTGTCCGGAGTCTTCGAGCGCGCCGCGGTGATGCGGCTGCTGCACACCAGGGACACCCTGATGCGCGGCTGCGAGCCGGGCGCGATGCTCACCGCCAACTGCGCACCGCGGGACGTGGCCGAACTGCTGGGCGAGCGCCTGGCCTTGGCCGGACACAACGCGACCGACCGGCTGGTGCTCTCCGGCGGCGTCGCGGAAGTGGAGGCCGCACAGCGGGAGTTGACCGCCCGCGGGATCAACTGCCGGATCCTGCCCGGTGCGATCGCCTTCCACTCGCCGCTGATGGACCCGATCCTGGACGCCTACCGGCAGGCCGTCGCCGCCGCCGACCCGCGACCGGCCCGCGCCGCAATGCCCTCCACCCTGACCGGAACCTGGGCCGAACCGGAGGAGTGGGCGGCCCCCGACTACTGGGTGCGCCACCTGCGCGAGCCGATCCGGTTCGCCTCCGCCGCCGGGTGCCTGCTGGAGGCCGACCGGCTGCGCTTCTGCGAACTCGGCCCCGGCACCGCACTCACGGCACTCGTCTCCCGTGCCGCCGCGGAGGGCACCGGCCGCACGGCCGAGCTCGCGGTCGCTGTCTCGGCCGGCGCCGCCGACGGCTTCGAAGCGCTGGCCACCGCGCTCGGCCGGCTCTGGGCGCTCGGCACCCCGGTCGACTGGGACGCGCTGAACCAGACCGCCGACCGTGCCTTCGTCCGCCTCCCCGGCTACCCCTTCGCCGCACACCGCTACTGGCGGCACGAGCGCACCACCGCCACCGCCCCCGCCGCCGAAGGGCTGCGCGGCGCCGAGGAGTTGAGCCTGCCGGTCGCGCGGATCTCCCCGCGCGGCGCCCTCACCCCGCCGGCCGAGGCACTGCGCGTCGCGCTCCTCGTACCGGCGGCTGCCGCCGGCTCGCCGTCCTCCTCACTGGTTGCCGAACTGGCGGCCCGGATCGAGCGGGCCGGCCACCAGGTCGAGCTGCTGGCGCCCGGAGACTCCCCGCGCTCCCCGGCCCAGCACGTCGTCGACCTCACCCTCGCGGTGGCCGCCACCGGCGTACCCGCCGACCCCGCCGAGCCTGCCGAGCCCGCCGGGCCTGCCGAGCCTGCCGGGCCCGAGGCGCTGGCCGCCTGGCTCGAACGAGGCCTGCTCGCCCCGGCCCGCGCCCTCGCCGCCCACGGCGCCACCGTGCGCTCGGTGCACCTCGTCACCCGGGGCCTGCTCCCGGTCACCGCCGGCGAGCAGCCGGACGCCTCGGCCGCGGCCGTCCTCGGCCTGATCCGCTGCGCCCCGCACGAGCTGCCCGGCGTCTCCGCGCACCTGGTGGACCTGGACCCGGCCCCGGACGCCCGCACCGAAGCGGCCGACGACCTCGACGCGCTCGTGACCGAGATCCTCGCCCCGAGCCCGGAGGACGTCGCCCTGCGCGCCGGCCACCGCTACACCGTGCGCTACGAGCCCGCCCCGGCCGACCGGCCCACGCCGGTCCGGCGCGGCGGCGTCTACCTGCTGCTCGGCGGCAACGGCCGGATCGGCGCCGCCGCCGCCCGGGCGCTGAGCGAGGAGGCCCCCTGCACGCTGGTGCTCGCCGGCCGTACGGTGGGCCGCCCGGCCGCCCCCGAACACGCGGCGATCCTTGCCCAGGTGACCGAACTCGGCTCCACCGTCGAGGAGTTGGTCCTGGACGTCACCGACGCCACCGCCGTCCGGGCCGCCGTCGCCGAGCTCGTCGCGCGGCACGGACGCCTGGACGGGGTGCTGCACCTCGCCGGGCACACCGACACCAGCGAGTTCCGCGAACTGACCGACACCAGCGCGGAGAACGCGCTCGCCATCACCGCCGCCAAGGTCCGCGGCGCGGCGATCCTCGCCGAGGCGCTGCACGGCACGGACTGCGACTTCGTCCTGCTGTACTCCTCGATCTCCACCGTGCTCGGCGGATTCCGGTTCGGCGCGTACGCGGCGGGCAACGCCTACCTGGACGCCCTGGCGGCCCGCCCGCGGCCCGCGGACGGCCCGGTGTGGCGCAGCGTGCGCTGGGACGGCTGGAGCGCCGACGGCACGCCGGGGCCCGACGCGCTGGGCACCGACGCGGGTGTCCGGCTGCTGCGCCGGGCGCTGCGCTCCGACGCCCCGGTGCTGGTGGCCGCCGCCGGAGACCTCGCGGCGCGCCGCCGCCGGGTCGCCGCCGGGCTGGCCGAGGTGGCCGGTGCGGCCGGGACGGGCGCCGCCCTCGACGGCGGATCCGTGCTCGCCGCGGTGGCCGCCACCGTCGCCGAGGTCACCGGTCAGGCCTGCGCCGACCCGGAGCAGAGCCTCGCCGGCCTCGGCGTCGACTCGCTGCAGATGATGCAGATCGCCGCCCGGCTGCGCACCGCCCTGGGCACCGCGGCGTCGCTGGCCGAGATGCTGCGCGCGAGCACGCTCGGCGCGCTCGCCGAGCTCTGCGCCGACGGCACCGCCACCGGCCCGTCCGGCCCGTCCGCCACCGGCCCCGCGACCCCCGCCTTCGAGCCCTCGGACGCGCTCTCCACCATGCAGCAACGCCTCTGGTACCTCTGGCAGTTCGACCCGGACTCGAACCACTACAACGTCCCGTTCGGCTGGCGGCTGCCGCAGCTGGACGAGGCCGGTGCCCGCGCCGCCGTGGCGGCCCTCCTGCAGCGGCACACCGAACTGCGCACCCGGTACCTGCCCGGGCCGGACGGCGCACCGCTGCGCGTCACGGCCCCGGTGGACGCGGTCCCCGTCGACACGGTCGACCTGGGGGCCGACGGGGGCGCGTCCGCGGGCGCGGACGAGGCGGAGCTGGAAGCCGCCTTCCAGCGCGCGGCGCTGCCGTTCGTCCGCCGGCCCTTCGACCTCGAACAGCACGCCGTCCGGGTCCTGATCGCCACCGAGCCCGCAGCCGTACGCGTCCTGCTGGTCTGCCACCACGTCACCATGGACGCCTGGTCGGTGGACATCCTCCGGCGCGACCTCCTCGCCCTGGCCGACGGCACGGCGCCGGAACGACTCGCCCTCCCGCCGGCGGACTACAGCGACTTCGTCGGCTGGGAGCGTTCCCTCGCCGCCGAGGTGCGCGAACGCGACCTCGCCTACTGGCAGGAGGTCATCCGCGGACTCGACCCGTCCGCCCCCGTCGCCGACAGCGCGGCCGAGGGCGTGCCCGGCGAGGCCGCCGCGCTGCGCCGACTGCTGCCCACCGAGCTGACCCGGCAGCTGCGCCGGGTCGCGAGCGAACAGGGCACCACGCTGTACGCGCTGGCGCTCACCGCCGCCTCGGTGGCCCTGGCGGAGTGGTCGGGCCGCGCGGAGGTGGTCGTCGGATCGAACCTCGCCAACCGCGCGCTGCCCGCCTTCGAGTCGGTCGTCGGCATGTTCGTCGACCCGGTGGTGCTGCGGCTGCGCCCGCACGCCGCGGGCGGACGGCTGCGCGACGCCGTCGGCCATGTGCGCGAGGTCTTCCTCGGCGCCCTGGAGCACGCCTCGACCCCGTACCAGGACGTGGTGAACCGCTCCGGGCTCGGCGGCCAGGAGCAGCGCAACCCGCTCTTCTCCGTCGTCGTCACGATGTTCGACGGCGAGCAGCACCCGGCCGGCCCGGACGAGGTGACGTCGCTGCGGCTGCCGCCGCCCGGCGCGGTCAAGTTCGACCTGTGCATCGAGTTCCTGCCCCACCCGGACGGGCTGACCATCCACCTCCTCTACGCGCCCGACCGCTACCTGCGCGCCACCGTCGAACGCTTCACCACGCGGCTGGCCGAGCTGCTGACCGCGCTCGCCGAGGGCCGGGACGACGAACTGCTGCCCGCGCCGCAGACCGCGCCGGTCGCGGACGGCAACCGCTTCGCCCGCCGCTTCGCCCTGGCCGCCGCTCCTGCTGCTGCCCCCGCGGCCCCCGCGACTGCCCCGGCCCCCGCGACCGTCCCCGACCTCGCGACCGCCCCCGCGACCGTCCCCGCCCAGACCTCTTCCGTCTCGTGA